One region of Halomicrobium sp. LC1Hm genomic DNA includes:
- a CDS encoding hemerythrin domain-containing protein — translation MKDEQNDTQDPLARLKETASSHSAITAIVVGGLVAGVMSGRLDVPAWAIDVMRGGAVASVIGYIAGQKLAEIFSEPPEYEEVGVVDSEREILEKWFVPPDAWEERRNESDADSGAYVMSGSGNYVVRELDWDDEEEVAVIEQAPARQKVNERTDVEIETWVDAIWRQRGEFRDTVFEAAEIVKNLPEMMDEVALDYYRNETREIAEHSEHDEESMFRPIDRRVNEIREEVKRDDLTEEEKAVREMIRDAGGGVDASDFERIDRETANDFQQPEKGGEDNE, via the coding sequence ATGAAGGACGAACAAAACGACACTCAAGACCCTCTCGCACGGCTCAAAGAGACAGCTAGCAGTCACTCGGCCATCACGGCCATCGTCGTCGGCGGCCTCGTCGCCGGCGTGATGAGCGGTCGGCTGGACGTGCCCGCGTGGGCCATCGACGTGATGCGCGGTGGCGCGGTTGCCAGCGTTATCGGGTACATCGCCGGACAGAAGCTCGCCGAGATCTTCTCGGAACCGCCGGAGTACGAGGAGGTGGGGGTCGTCGACAGTGAACGCGAAATTCTCGAAAAGTGGTTCGTTCCACCGGACGCGTGGGAAGAGCGTCGCAACGAGTCCGACGCCGACTCCGGGGCGTACGTAATGTCGGGGTCGGGGAACTACGTCGTCCGGGAACTAGACTGGGATGACGAGGAAGAAGTGGCTGTCATCGAACAGGCCCCCGCGCGGCAGAAGGTCAACGAACGCACGGACGTGGAGATCGAGACGTGGGTGGACGCTATCTGGCGGCAGCGCGGCGAGTTCCGCGACACCGTGTTCGAGGCCGCCGAGATCGTCAAGAACCTCCCCGAGATGATGGACGAGGTCGCGCTCGACTACTACCGCAACGAGACGCGAGAGATCGCTGAACACTCCGAACACGACGAGGAGTCGATGTTCCGCCCGATCGACCGCCGGGTGAACGAGATCCGCGAGGAAGTGAAGCGGGACGATCTCACGGAGGAAGAGAAGGCCGTGCGGGAGATGATCCGCGACGCCGGTGGCGGCGTGGACGCGTCCGACTTCGAGCGCATCGATCGTGAGACTGCCAACGACTTCCAGCAGCCCGAGAAGGGTGGTGAGGACAATGAGTGA